One window of Leptospira yasudae genomic DNA carries:
- the rpoB gene encoding DNA-directed RNA polymerase subunit beta — translation MYGQVERKRVNFGKITNLDYLPNLIQIQKRSFDWFLQTDVKDETKRKHQGLEAVFRETFPIESPNNDMIMEYSHYILGEPKRSPQECKDTDATFAMPLKAVIRLIIKETGEIREQTVYMGDLPVMTEQGTFIINGAERVVVSQLHRSPGIFFSYDMERDVFSARVIPYRGSWLEFEMDNKGILIAKIDRKKKFPATLLIKSLGHGTNEEVLRLFYSSRKEKIAGATSKDLKKILGRRTINDIINMETGEVMLEAGSKINEDNISILKEMKVKEVELIEFPKGKDNPILINALEKDGVNDYEDAILKFHSLMRQGEPSTIENATAELNRLFFSPKTFDLGDVGRYKINSKFEFNNPKEFSGEKARVLRPSDIIETVRYILNLFSETENYYPDDIDHLGNRRIRSVGELISNQLKTGFSRVERVIKERMTVQEIETQTPQLLISIKPITAVINEFFGSSQLSQFMDQTNPLAELTHKRRLNALGPGGLSRDRAGMEVRDVHYSHYGRMCPIETPEGPNIGLILSMSSYARVNDYGFLETPYRTVKNGKVTGQIEHLTADKEEYHYIAQASGVIDEKGELKNKLISTRHRGDFPFRNPSEIQYMDLAPLQVVSVSTALIPFLEHDDANRALMGSNMQRQAVPLLREEAPFVGTGMETRAAYDSRICIVNKHDGVVTSVDAETIVVERKGGKESDTYSLTKFKKTNQGTCFNQKPIVGVVHSEINGRVSKVSKEKIEVTGENGELKEYVLQIGSKQYSPIVSSGEEVKRGTTLAGQVVVGEKLDEMGNILVKGTVLADGPAVDNGVLALGRNVLAAFMPWEGYNFEDAILISERIVRDDVFSSIHIEEFEIQARETKLGPEQITRDIPNLSDKAFRDLDETGVIRIGAEVKPGDILVGMVTPKGETDLTPEYKLLHSIFGEKAKDVRDSSLRMPNGFEGTVIDIKRFSRENQDELPAGVEEMVKVFVARKRKLLVGDKMAGRHGNKGVVARVMAEEDMPYMEDGTPLDIVLNPLGVPSRMNLGQIFETQLGFAASKLGISFETPVFDGAEESDVDNFCKEANLPLNSKFKLYDGRTGLPFMNEVFCGYIYILKLAHLVEDKIHARSTGPYSLVTQQPLGGKAQFGGQRLGEMEVWALEAYGASHTLQELLTIKSDDMLGRARIYEAIVKGIHSIKPGIPESFNVLVQELRGLALDIIITDSEGNTVDISDYEDEYSKSKKKIKFETIENA, via the coding sequence ATGTACGGTCAAGTAGAGAGAAAACGGGTAAATTTCGGAAAAATCACGAATCTGGATTACCTTCCTAACTTGATTCAAATTCAGAAGCGTTCTTTCGATTGGTTTCTTCAAACCGACGTCAAAGACGAAACCAAAAGAAAGCATCAAGGGTTAGAAGCTGTATTCCGGGAAACCTTTCCTATTGAAAGTCCCAACAACGATATGATTATGGAATACAGTCATTACATTCTCGGGGAACCGAAACGTTCTCCACAAGAATGTAAGGATACGGACGCGACTTTCGCGATGCCGTTAAAAGCGGTGATCCGACTGATCATCAAAGAAACCGGAGAAATCCGCGAACAAACGGTTTACATGGGAGATCTTCCCGTGATGACCGAGCAGGGAACGTTCATCATCAACGGAGCGGAGCGAGTCGTCGTTTCTCAGCTTCACCGTTCTCCAGGTATTTTCTTTTCTTATGACATGGAAAGAGACGTCTTCTCCGCCAGAGTGATTCCTTACAGAGGATCTTGGCTGGAGTTCGAGATGGACAACAAGGGAATTCTGATCGCAAAGATCGACAGAAAGAAAAAATTCCCGGCGACTCTTCTCATCAAATCCTTAGGACACGGAACCAACGAAGAAGTTCTTCGTTTATTCTACAGTTCCCGTAAGGAAAAAATCGCGGGCGCGACTTCCAAGGATCTGAAAAAGATTCTCGGAAGAAGAACCATCAACGACATCATCAACATGGAAACCGGAGAGGTAATGCTCGAAGCCGGTTCCAAAATCAACGAAGACAATATCTCGATCTTGAAAGAGATGAAAGTAAAAGAAGTCGAGTTGATCGAGTTCCCAAAAGGAAAAGACAATCCGATTCTGATCAACGCTCTTGAAAAAGACGGAGTGAACGACTACGAGGACGCGATCCTCAAGTTCCATTCTCTCATGCGTCAGGGCGAGCCTTCCACGATCGAAAACGCGACCGCGGAACTGAACCGTCTTTTCTTCTCTCCGAAAACCTTCGATCTCGGAGACGTGGGACGTTATAAAATCAATTCTAAGTTCGAATTCAACAATCCGAAAGAATTTTCCGGTGAAAAGGCGCGCGTTCTAAGACCTTCGGACATCATCGAAACCGTCCGTTACATTCTGAACCTCTTCTCCGAAACGGAAAACTACTATCCGGATGATATCGACCACCTTGGAAACAGAAGGATCCGTTCCGTTGGAGAGTTGATCTCCAACCAACTCAAAACCGGATTCTCCAGAGTAGAAAGAGTAATCAAAGAAAGAATGACGGTTCAGGAGATCGAAACACAAACTCCTCAACTTCTCATTTCGATCAAACCGATCACGGCCGTGATCAACGAATTTTTCGGTTCTTCTCAGCTTTCTCAGTTTATGGATCAGACCAACCCTCTCGCGGAACTGACTCACAAACGGAGATTGAACGCACTCGGACCAGGCGGTCTTTCCAGAGACAGAGCGGGTATGGAAGTGCGCGACGTTCACTATTCTCACTACGGTAGAATGTGTCCGATTGAAACTCCGGAAGGTCCGAACATCGGTCTGATTCTTTCCATGTCTTCGTATGCTCGCGTAAACGACTACGGATTCTTGGAAACCCCGTACAGAACCGTGAAGAACGGAAAAGTCACCGGTCAGATCGAACACCTTACCGCGGACAAAGAAGAATATCATTACATCGCCCAAGCTTCCGGCGTGATCGATGAAAAAGGCGAACTCAAAAACAAACTGATCTCCACTCGTCACAGAGGGGACTTCCCTTTCCGTAACCCGAGCGAGATTCAGTATATGGACTTGGCTCCTCTGCAAGTCGTTTCGGTTTCGACCGCGCTCATTCCGTTCCTCGAACACGATGACGCGAACCGCGCGCTCATGGGTTCCAACATGCAACGTCAGGCGGTTCCTCTTCTTCGTGAAGAAGCTCCTTTTGTCGGAACAGGTATGGAAACGAGAGCCGCTTACGATTCCAGAATTTGTATCGTAAACAAACACGACGGCGTTGTAACTTCCGTCGATGCGGAAACCATCGTTGTGGAAAGAAAGGGCGGAAAAGAATCCGATACGTATTCCCTTACGAAATTCAAAAAGACCAACCAAGGAACCTGCTTCAATCAGAAGCCGATCGTCGGAGTCGTTCACTCCGAGATCAACGGAAGGGTTTCCAAGGTTTCCAAAGAAAAAATCGAAGTGACCGGTGAAAACGGAGAACTGAAAGAATACGTTCTCCAGATCGGAAGCAAACAATATTCTCCGATCGTATCTTCGGGCGAAGAAGTAAAACGAGGAACCACTCTCGCAGGACAAGTTGTCGTAGGCGAGAAGTTGGACGAGATGGGAAATATCCTCGTGAAAGGAACCGTTCTTGCGGACGGTCCTGCCGTTGACAACGGAGTTCTCGCTCTCGGAAGAAACGTTCTCGCGGCGTTCATGCCTTGGGAAGGGTACAACTTCGAGGATGCGATTCTGATTTCGGAAAGAATCGTCCGCGACGACGTATTCTCTTCCATTCACATCGAAGAGTTCGAAATCCAAGCGAGAGAAACAAAGCTTGGACCGGAACAAATCACGCGCGATATTCCGAATCTTTCGGACAAAGCGTTCCGTGATCTGGATGAAACCGGAGTAATCCGCATCGGTGCGGAAGTGAAACCGGGTGACATTCTCGTGGGAATGGTAACTCCAAAAGGAGAAACCGATCTCACACCGGAATACAAACTTCTTCATTCGATTTTCGGTGAGAAGGCGAAAGACGTTCGTGATTCTTCCTTAAGAATGCCGAACGGTTTCGAAGGAACCGTCATCGATATCAAACGATTCTCCCGCGAGAACCAAGACGAACTTCCTGCGGGCGTCGAAGAAATGGTGAAAGTCTTCGTTGCCAGAAAGAGAAAACTTCTGGTCGGAGATAAAATGGCCGGACGTCACGGAAACAAAGGGGTCGTTGCCCGCGTTATGGCGGAAGAAGACATGCCTTACATGGAAGACGGAACTCCTTTGGACATCGTCTTAAATCCGTTAGGCGTTCCTTCGCGGATGAACCTCGGTCAGATTTTCGAAACGCAGCTCGGTTTCGCGGCAAGCAAACTCGGAATTTCCTTCGAAACTCCGGTGTTCGACGGCGCGGAAGAATCCGACGTGGACAATTTCTGTAAAGAGGCGAATCTCCCTCTGAATTCTAAATTCAAATTGTATGACGGTAGAACCGGACTTCCGTTTATGAACGAAGTCTTCTGCGGTTATATTTACATCTTAAAACTCGCTCACTTGGTGGAAGACAAGATCCACGCAAGATCGACCGGACCTTACTCTTTGGTTACTCAGCAACCGCTCGGAGGAAAGGCTCAGTTCGGGGGACAGCGTCTTGGGGAGATGGAGGTCTGGGCTCTCGAAGCTTACGGCGCTTCCCACACTCTGCAAGAGTTGTTGACCATCAAGTCCGACGATATGCTCGGACGTGCGAGAATCTACGAAGCGATCGTAAAGGGAATCCATTCCATCAAGCCTGGTATCCCCGAATCCTTCAACGTATTGGTTCAAGAGCTTAGAGGACTTGCTCTGGATATCATCATCACCGACTCGGAAGGCAACACGGTTGATATTTCCGATTACGAGGATGAATATTCTAAGAGTAAGAAGAAAATTAAATTCGAGACTATTGAGAACGCATAA
- the rplL gene encoding 50S ribosomal protein L7/L12 produces MSTEALLEQIGKLTLVEAADLVKKMEDKFGISAAAPVAVAAAAAPAAGGAAAEEASTFNVILKGFGDKKIEVIKLVREITGLGLKEAKDLVEAGGKAVKEGVSKAEADDLKKKLEGVGAQIELKAS; encoded by the coding sequence ATGTCTACAGAAGCGCTATTAGAGCAAATTGGCAAACTAACCTTAGTTGAGGCTGCAGACCTCGTGAAAAAAATGGAAGATAAATTCGGCATTTCTGCTGCAGCACCAGTTGCGGTAGCTGCTGCAGCTGCCCCTGCTGCCGGCGGAGCGGCTGCTGAAGAAGCTTCTACTTTCAACGTCATCCTGAAAGGGTTTGGCGATAAAAAAATCGAAGTGATCAAACTCGTTAGAGAGATCACCGGACTCGGATTGAAAGAGGCGAAAGACCTCGTTGAAGCTGGTGGAAAAGCCGTTAAAGAAGGCGTTTCCAAAGCGGAAGCTGATGACCTCAAAAAGAAACTCGAGGGCGTTGGCGCACAGATTGAACTCAAAGCGAGCTAA
- the rplJ gene encoding 50S ribosomal protein L10 — protein MANQEKVEAVALLKGKLEAKNNFILACYSGLTVEEITGLRAQLRKEGSEMKVLKNNLFLRALKESGAHKDKNISFGPEYQGPLAAIFANDNLPTVAKVCKDFAKNNKNLIVRAGYMDGSVLDANGVEAIAGLPSREQLLAQIAGGINAPARTIASGINQIIASLARAIQATAEKNNA, from the coding sequence ATGGCGAATCAGGAAAAAGTAGAAGCAGTCGCATTACTCAAAGGCAAACTGGAAGCGAAGAATAACTTCATTCTCGCTTGCTATTCGGGTTTGACCGTGGAAGAAATCACCGGTCTCCGCGCTCAGCTGAGAAAAGAAGGTTCCGAGATGAAAGTTCTCAAGAACAATCTTTTCTTAAGAGCCTTGAAAGAATCCGGAGCCCACAAAGATAAGAATATTTCTTTCGGACCCGAATACCAAGGACCTCTCGCAGCGATCTTCGCAAACGATAACCTTCCTACCGTCGCAAAAGTCTGCAAAGATTTCGCGAAGAACAACAAGAACCTGATCGTAAGAGCGGGTTATATGGACGGTTCCGTTCTCGACGCAAACGGAGTAGAGGCAATCGCAGGTCTTCCAAGCCGCGAACAACTTCTTGCTCAGATTGCCGGTGGAATCAACGCGCCTGCGAGAACGATCGCATCCGGTATCAACCAGATCATCGCGTCTCTTGCAAGAGCGATCCAAGCGACGGCAGAGAAGAACAACGCATAA
- the rplA gene encoding 50S ribosomal protein L1, with protein MQRGKKYKALKEKVDSTKFFPIDQAVELAKSTSYSKFDGTVEIATKVNYKSLQNIRGTISLPHGNGKKVRVLVFCKGDKQNDAKAAGAEFVGDMDLIEKVAGGWTDFDACVATPDMMKDVGKLGPILGRKGLMPKPKAGTVTTDVAKAVTELKSGRVEYRPDKGGVVHLGVGKVSFDNAKLVENIRTVVQTLMRDKPSDAKGEYLKTFSVSPTMGVGVKVDVKELVNTSI; from the coding sequence ATGCAGCGCGGAAAAAAATACAAAGCTCTCAAAGAGAAAGTAGATAGCACAAAATTCTTTCCTATCGATCAAGCTGTGGAACTCGCAAAGTCCACTTCTTATTCGAAATTCGACGGAACAGTCGAGATCGCTACGAAGGTGAATTATAAATCTCTTCAAAACATTCGCGGAACGATCTCTCTTCCTCACGGAAACGGTAAAAAAGTTCGCGTTCTTGTTTTCTGCAAGGGAGACAAACAAAACGACGCGAAAGCCGCCGGAGCGGAGTTCGTAGGCGATATGGATTTGATCGAAAAAGTAGCGGGCGGTTGGACTGATTTCGACGCTTGTGTGGCTACTCCCGACATGATGAAAGATGTCGGTAAACTCGGTCCAATTCTGGGTAGAAAGGGTCTTATGCCGAAACCGAAAGCGGGAACCGTAACCACCGACGTGGCAAAAGCGGTAACCGAACTGAAATCCGGAAGAGTGGAATACCGTCCCGACAAAGGCGGCGTGGTTCACCTCGGAGTTGGAAAGGTTTCTTTCGACAACGCAAAACTCGTGGAAAACATCCGCACCGTAGTTCAAACTCTGATGCGCGATAAACCTTCCGATGCGAAGGGCGAATACTTAAAAACTTTCTCCGTTTCCCCTACGATGGGAGTCGGTGTGAAAGTCGACGTTAAAGAACTGGTCAACACTTCCATCTGA
- the rplK gene encoding 50S ribosomal protein L11 gives MAAKKVVKQIKLQVEAGKANPAPPVGPALGQAGLNIMEFCKQFNERSKAQIGLKLPVVITVFSDRSFTFITKSPPAALLVKKAIGLETGSPTPHTHKVGKITRKQLEEIAKTKMEDLNANDIDAAVNIIAGTCRSMGVTVE, from the coding sequence ATGGCAGCAAAAAAAGTAGTAAAGCAGATTAAACTTCAGGTAGAAGCTGGAAAAGCAAACCCGGCCCCTCCCGTTGGTCCCGCGCTCGGTCAAGCCGGACTCAACATCATGGAATTCTGCAAGCAATTCAATGAAAGATCGAAAGCTCAAATCGGATTGAAACTTCCGGTTGTAATTACGGTTTTCTCTGACCGCAGTTTTACATTCATCACCAAGTCTCCTCCGGCGGCTCTTCTTGTTAAGAAAGCAATCGGTTTGGAAACCGGTTCTCCGACTCCACACACTCATAAGGTCGGAAAGATCACTCGCAAACAACTCGAAGAGATCGCTAAAACCAAAATGGAAGATCTCAACGCAAACGACATCGACGCAGCCGTGAACATCATCGCGGGAACCTGCCGTTCGATGGGTGTAACCGTAGAATAA
- the nusG gene encoding transcription termination/antitermination protein NusG, protein MGTKKWYALQTYSGHENKVQKNIEKLVQQKKLEEKIFQVKIPTMDVAEMKNGKKKVTKRKLMPGYVLIEMEMDDDTRFLIQSLPSVSTFVGSKDGGPEPLSLEEVKNLFSESGDVASEEPVAPKILFKVGDSLKIIDGPFANFTGLVDEIFPDKGRLRVKVEIFGRSTPVELDYLQVKTEN, encoded by the coding sequence ATGGGAACAAAAAAATGGTACGCTCTTCAGACCTACTCGGGACACGAGAATAAGGTTCAGAAGAATATAGAAAAGCTCGTTCAGCAGAAGAAGCTGGAAGAGAAAATTTTCCAGGTTAAGATACCGACCATGGACGTTGCCGAAATGAAAAACGGCAAAAAGAAAGTAACCAAGCGTAAATTGATGCCTGGTTACGTTCTCATCGAAATGGAAATGGATGATGATACTCGATTCTTAATCCAATCGCTTCCTTCCGTTTCGACATTCGTAGGTTCTAAAGACGGAGGCCCCGAGCCTTTATCTTTGGAAGAGGTGAAAAACCTCTTTTCCGAATCCGGTGATGTCGCTTCCGAAGAACCGGTTGCGCCGAAGATTCTCTTCAAAGTGGGAGATTCTTTGAAAATCATCGACGGGCCTTTCGCGAACTTCACGGGGCTCGTGGACGAAATCTTTCCGGATAAGGGAAGACTTCGTGTAAAAGTAGAAATCTTCGGGAGATCAACTCCTGTGGAACTGGATTATCTTCAGGTAAAGACTGAAAATTAA
- the secE gene encoding preprotein translocase subunit SecE — protein MKVTTFIQECKAELEKVQWPTREEVVYSTVVVLVTVFFFSIFLFFADSAFVRLLTWFWELGS, from the coding sequence GTGAAAGTAACTACTTTTATACAGGAATGTAAAGCGGAGTTGGAAAAGGTCCAGTGGCCTACCCGCGAAGAAGTTGTCTATTCTACGGTAGTAGTTTTAGTCACCGTCTTCTTCTTTTCCATTTTCCTGTTTTTTGCGGATTCGGCATTTGTAAGGCTTCTTACTTGGTTCTGGGAACTGGGCAGCTAA
- the sph gene encoding sphingomyelin phosphodiesterase produces MKPEHPQKHRHKLAKFSRLLVSFLFSFLLSCENGGKNSDTALFTALLDETENTFKNLNSFSSQPSGFLQMSETNGIKILSHNVYMLPNIISNWGQNQRAERIATSDYIKNQDLIVFEEAFDTNARKILLDGVRSQYPYQTDVIGKTQEGWDSTLGNYRAASITNGGVVVVSKWPIEEKIQFIYEPGCGADWFSNKGFAYVQINKNGARIHLIGTHVQAADSACSDEGRSVRANQFESIRNFIAAKQIPNDELVVIAGDLNVIKGTTEYYDMFSRLNANEPKYSGVPYTWDTQTNETTAYSYENASPEYLDYVLVSKTHLQPPAWQNLAYDPIANKTWNVSGYTSDEYSDHYPVYGFVYADANTPVRSGHKRIYDRVSFVSAATGKRIQADAAEADGWLKADSVSETDFTKFNLVQENVTDSNPSCLQNGAIRIEPSHRLNYFWNWWLGGGGGNYAYYPKFNDGSNRLEIVNLDGGCLREGSRIAFKDYDTFWRNYYYLTVWNGGIWNEHVYLWTNSIGSRETFYLRLDRSPVRDWSQDLIYP; encoded by the coding sequence CTGAAACCCGAACATCCCCAGAAACATCGACACAAACTCGCAAAATTCTCACGGCTTTTGGTAAGTTTTCTTTTTTCTTTTCTCCTCAGTTGCGAAAACGGCGGAAAGAATTCCGACACCGCCTTATTTACCGCACTCTTGGATGAAACGGAAAACACATTCAAAAACTTGAATTCATTTTCCTCGCAACCAAGCGGCTTTCTGCAAATGTCCGAAACGAATGGAATTAAAATTCTCAGCCACAACGTATATATGCTTCCGAATATCATTTCAAACTGGGGACAAAATCAAAGAGCGGAACGAATCGCGACTTCGGACTATATAAAGAATCAGGATTTGATCGTCTTTGAAGAAGCGTTCGATACGAATGCAAGAAAGATTCTTTTGGACGGAGTTCGATCCCAATATCCGTATCAAACCGACGTCATCGGAAAAACACAGGAAGGTTGGGATTCGACACTCGGAAATTATAGAGCCGCTTCGATCACAAACGGCGGAGTCGTTGTCGTAAGCAAGTGGCCCATCGAAGAAAAAATACAATTCATCTACGAACCGGGATGCGGAGCCGATTGGTTTTCGAATAAAGGATTCGCTTATGTACAGATCAATAAAAACGGGGCCAGGATCCATTTGATCGGAACTCACGTACAAGCCGCGGATTCCGCGTGTTCGGACGAGGGAAGATCGGTACGCGCAAATCAATTCGAATCGATCCGAAACTTCATCGCTGCAAAACAAATTCCAAACGACGAACTTGTTGTAATCGCGGGTGATCTGAACGTAATCAAAGGAACAACCGAATATTATGATATGTTTTCTCGTTTGAATGCGAACGAGCCGAAATATTCCGGCGTTCCGTACACATGGGACACGCAAACGAACGAAACCACCGCATACTCTTATGAAAACGCTTCTCCCGAATATTTGGATTACGTGCTCGTATCCAAAACGCATCTTCAACCACCGGCTTGGCAGAACTTGGCTTACGATCCGATCGCTAACAAAACATGGAACGTATCCGGCTATACAAGCGATGAATATTCCGATCACTATCCCGTATACGGATTCGTATATGCGGATGCAAACACTCCCGTAAGGTCCGGTCACAAAAGAATCTACGATCGAGTTTCTTTCGTATCCGCCGCAACCGGCAAACGGATTCAGGCCGACGCCGCAGAAGCGGACGGTTGGCTGAAAGCTGACTCCGTTAGCGAGACGGACTTTACGAAATTCAATTTGGTACAGGAGAATGTCACGGATTCAAATCCATCCTGCCTACAAAACGGAGCGATCCGCATCGAACCGTCTCATCGATTGAATTACTTCTGGAATTGGTGGCTCGGAGGCGGAGGTGGCAACTATGCATATTATCCGAAATTCAATGACGGCTCCAATCGATTGGAAATAGTAAATCTGGACGGAGGCTGTTTACGCGAAGGAAGCAGAATCGCATTCAAAGATTATGATACGTTTTGGAGGAATTACTATTACCTAACGGTATGGAACGGAGGGATCTGGAACGAACACGTATATCTTTGGACGAATTCGATCGGGAGCAGGGAGACGTTTTATCTTCGCTTAGACCGGAGTCCCGTAAGAGATTGGAGCCAAGATCTAATCTATCCTTAA
- a CDS encoding glycosyltransferase codes for MKRVSVIIPVRQGETETASLLKELSPRLPSDWEIIVSQSDRGRNRAQTLNKGAEQSQGEFLWFLHGDSRISSETIPSLKKAISEKPNVLHYFKLRFYPAHRLMKINACGANLRSQILRSPFGDQGLCIQKGTFLSLGGFDESTSYGEDLLFVWKAQQKGIRLNRIPSYLYTSDRKYRKQGWIKITILHQYLYWKLAIRHFGL; via the coding sequence ATGAAGCGTGTTTCCGTAATCATTCCGGTTCGACAGGGAGAAACGGAAACCGCTTCGCTTTTAAAAGAACTATCCCCTCGCCTGCCTAGCGACTGGGAAATCATCGTATCGCAAAGCGATAGGGGCCGAAACCGGGCGCAAACCTTGAACAAAGGCGCCGAACAATCCCAAGGTGAATTCCTGTGGTTTCTTCACGGAGACAGCCGTATTTCTTCCGAGACGATCCCCTCTCTCAAAAAAGCGATTTCCGAAAAGCCGAACGTATTGCATTATTTCAAACTGCGATTTTATCCTGCTCACCGACTGATGAAGATCAATGCATGCGGCGCCAACCTTCGATCGCAAATTCTCCGTTCCCCGTTCGGGGACCAAGGCCTTTGTATTCAAAAGGGAACATTCCTCAGCCTCGGCGGCTTCGACGAATCAACCTCTTACGGCGAGGATCTTTTATTTGTATGGAAGGCACAACAAAAGGGAATTCGCTTAAACCGAATCCCCTCCTATCTTTATACGAGCGATCGCAAATATCGAAAGCAAGGCTGGATCAAAATCACGATTTTGCATCAGTATCTTTATTGGAAGCTGGCAATCCGTCATTTCGGCTTATAA
- a CDS encoding CDGSH iron-sulfur domain-containing protein has translation METVSGKNITIQFDGKKCIHSRNCVLNRPDVFVPNVKGEWIYPDRATSGEIQNLALNCPSGAIRFTSKIESENEKAPLVNLVRVRENGPLAFHSDLEIIGQTDPGFRVTLCRCGASKNKPFCDSSHSSIGFAATGEPLTEESSPLEVRNGKVTIKPTHNGPLKVSGNLEVCSGTGRTVNRVTEAFLCRCGGSSNKPYCDGTHKKNGFQG, from the coding sequence ATGGAAACGGTTTCCGGTAAGAATATCACGATTCAGTTCGACGGAAAAAAGTGCATTCACTCAAGAAATTGCGTTCTCAATCGACCGGACGTTTTCGTTCCGAACGTAAAGGGAGAATGGATTTATCCCGATCGCGCAACTTCGGGCGAAATTCAAAATCTTGCGTTGAACTGTCCTTCCGGCGCGATTCGTTTTACGAGCAAGATCGAATCGGAAAACGAAAAAGCTCCTCTTGTAAACTTAGTTCGAGTCCGCGAAAACGGTCCGCTTGCGTTCCATTCCGACTTGGAAATCATAGGGCAAACCGATCCGGGATTTCGCGTAACGTTATGTCGGTGCGGCGCCTCCAAAAACAAACCGTTCTGCGATTCAAGCCATAGCTCGATCGGATTCGCAGCGACCGGAGAACCGTTAACGGAAGAATCTTCTCCGTTGGAAGTCAGGAACGGAAAGGTTACAATCAAACCGACTCACAACGGTCCTTTAAAAGTGAGCGGGAATCTCGAAGTCTGTTCCGGTACGGGAAGAACCGTCAATCGTGTGACGGAGGCGTTCCTTTGCAGATGTGGAGGATCTTCAAACAAGCCGTATTGTGACGGAACGCACAAAAAGAACGGGTTTCAAGGTTAG